catttatCTGCAGGAATGATTGCGACTATCAGTCTAGAGCTCACCGCCTGACCGAGGAGGTGAAAGTTGCGCCACAGGAAGATAAACCGCAAAAGACAATATTGCATGTATACATGATTTTGCGTGTGCATCGGATGAGCGGTATAGGGGAATTCCTCGAGTCCTAGAAAGTAAACAGAAAATCGGTGGATTTGAGAGTTTGCTCAGACGAGTGAGGTCCAAGAGATAGAGCGAGGGGGAGGAAGAATATCTGCGCGTGCTTTTTTGATTTCTGCTCTCAGTCGTCTCGGCGAGTCTAGACTGAAGATGCTCTTGGACGCAGGACCGCAGTATCCCACCATAGGAGTCACTACTTTCGGCTCCTCACGGCATCACTCAACAGGCGaagtcacagagagagaagtAGCGTTGGGGATAAATCCGTTCGCGGATGGGATGGGCGCCTTCAAAATAAACCACAGCTCCCACGATATCGGCTCCGGACAAACGGCGTTTTCCTCCCAGGCGCCCGGCTACCCGGCAGCCGCCCTAGGACACCATCACCACCCGAGCCACGTTGGCTCTTACTCCACGGCGGCTTTCAACTCCACGAGGGACTTTCTCTTCAGAAATCGGGGTTTCGGGGACGCCACCGGGGCGCAGCACAGTTTGTTCGCCTCCGGAAGTTTCGCTGGGCCACATGGACACTCAGATGCAGCGGGGCACCTGCTCTTCCCAGGGCTCCACGAGCAAGCGGCGAGCCATGCGTCTTCCAACGTGGTCAACAGCCAGATGCGGCTGGGCTTCTCGGGGGACATGTACGGACGGGCCGACCAGTACGGCCACGTTACGAGCCCGCGGTCCGACCACTACGCTTCGACCCAGCTGCACGGCTATGGCcccatgaacatgaatatggcCGCACACCACGGAGCAGGGGCCTTCTTTCGATACATGAGGCAGCCGATCAAGCAAGAGCTCATCTGCAAGTGGATCGAGCCGGAGCAGCTGACGAATCCCAAAAAGTCGTGCAACAAAACTTTTAGCACGATGCACGAGCTTGTGACCCATCTGACGGTGGAGCATGTGGGGGGACCGGAGCAGACCAACCACATCTGCTTCTGGGAGGAATGCGCCAGAGAGGGAAAGCCATTCAAAGCCAAATACAAACTTGTAAATCATATCAGAGTACACACCGGAGAAAAGCCCTTTCCGTGTCCGTTCCCCGGCTGTGGCAAAGTATTTGCTCGATCGGAAAATCTAAAAATTCACAAAAGGACTCATACCGGTAAGATCCGCTCAGATTGCCCgcttttttttactgccaaatCCATGTTGACAATATCCAATTCAAAATATGCATGCGATGTGGGTTGTTTTATGTGGCAGTCTCTTTACTGGCATGTGATGCAGTGCAGTTGTCAACAtaattttattataatgttatttatttaagtctCGTTATTTTCTGGTAAAACGTTCTCCttgtaatacatatttaaattgaaTACAATGAATTAACCCATGCGCCTAAGCGGCTTAGTCACATGTATTTACAGTGTGTTAGTAAGTCTGTCAGTCAAATTTATATACAGAGGCTTCCTTTTCACTCTTTACCATTCtagtctgtaaaaaaaaaaatgtatttacaatAATGTTCGATGTGTAATTTTTCATTGTGTTAAACATTGTATtcattctttttgtgtgtgtgtatttaggtGAGAAGCCTTTTAAGTGTGAGTTTGAAGGCTGCGACAGGCGATTTGCAAACAGCAGTGACCGCAAGAAACACATGCACGTCCACACGTCTGACAAGCCCTATCTCTGCAAAATGTGCGACAAGTCATACACACACCCCAGCTCCCTCCGAAAACACATGAAGGTAAAAAAACCGATGGCTTTTTATCTATGCATATTTGTTTTCAGTATTGTTTTAATAACATTGTGAAACGGAATTTAACATTGTAAAGGGTTTTTTTACACTCGGAAATGATAGTACATTACATCATGTAATATAATTAGAGGaggttctttttattattattatagaaatAGAGAAGCATAATTTAATTTGCCTTgagaatgtattcatttatttcaacaTAACCAGTATATTAAGATCGTATTGAGAATAATACTGTTTAGGTTAtggttttaaaacatttaaatttggAGATTTGTTTTGATTAATTTCTTATGTCGTGTGTtcgcacacaaatacaaagcAGCGATCAAACAGTGTGTGCAGGATGCTTTTTTATAACGTTTTTCTTAATGTTGAAGGTCCATGAATCCACCAATCCAGCACCGCAACCATCTCCAGCGGCCAGTTCAGGGTACGAGTCCTCCACACCTCCCACTATAGTATCACCGTCCACAGAGAACCAGAGCAGCAGCTCCATATCACCAGCAGCCTCAGCAGTTCATCACACAATCAGCCACAGCACGCTGTCGTCAAATTTCAATGAATGGTACGTGTAaatatttttgaacaaaaaaaacgaaaaaaataaatagaaaaaggactgcagaattttaaaaagcaacTGCTTGGAATCAAAGACATTATAAAGTCAGCCAGTGAAACATGGACTGAGAAAACACGGGAGGCCCGAACGATCATTTCAGGCTGTTTTAGTGTcgatgagagagaatgcatggaCAAAAAGGAGGCAAGGACAGCCACTGAGTTTAACTTTTTTCCCTCAATATTTCTTTGAGTCCTTATTTTTACCGAGACTGCTCGAAAGAGATCTCTAAAAGCATGCTATCTCTGGGTAGAGGCCTGAATTTTTTTGTACATAAGGATTTCACCaagttggaaaaaaaatgtaatattttattttgtaaatagtTCTATCACAGTTTAAGGGAATTTGTGAAAATTTGCTCCCTAGATATATGGTAAATGAGATGGGTTTAAAGAATATTGCGATGAATAGACTTCATTGAAAAGAATGTTATAGTTGTGAACCAAATGTGAATTATTCAGTATTACTACAGTCTACACGTCGACCTAACCGACTCTTAGTATTAATGTGCTTTTGTAGCCTATTCAGTGCAACATTTTCGTCCAAGGTCCAGTTTGAGTAGCACCGTATCATTGTTGTTATTTAATGTCATGTCGATAAATCGTGTAGTGAAAGCCTGAAATTCCGTGTCAATCTGTTTATGTACGTGATAAATATAAAACCTCTGTCAATTGCTTTGTTTGAAAGGAAGTATTATTACATGTAAGTAGCTCAATTTTCCATATTTATCCGCATGTAAAGGACCGGTAACATGTTAGAAATGATCGGTATTTATGGAGAAATGCGCTCGTATGTAAAATttagtttacaaaaaaatgtttggATACATTTCGTACTATATTAAAggattaaaacaaacaataatgcATTGCGTTGGAGGTTATTGGTTGCATTGGTAAGGTTGATCTTAACACGGGTTCCTTTTATATATGCTGCATAACATTTAATAATTAGCTGCAGACCACAGCAGACTTTCTTTCCACCATAATAGTGCGTTTAGCATGAGATCAATGAAAGAATAATCTCATATTGCACAAATAATTCTCACTCtttattgtgtgttgtgtgtgcgcgtttgcacgtgtgtgcgtgggcgcgcgcgtgtgtgtgtgtgtgtgtgtgtgtgggagggggggggttgtcaaaggacacatttaatttaaagctGAAGGTTGTGTTTGAAACGCACTGTCACAACTTCCCTGACAGTCAATGATAAGCAAATTCACTCCCCCTTCTGCATCTTCTGTTTATCCAAAATTAACATCCAACACTTTGCCCTGCAGTAATGTGCAAATTAAATCGATTAATCACGGCGGTTGTTCCTCGGTGTAAACCGAGATAGTTTGCGTTACTTAATTGTTCGGGAATCTAATTTTCAAAtctaatttattttctttgacgCGTTTGTCGGATTTCATAGATTTGGCCCCCTCATTGTTCCTGGCTGCAGCTTGCTTGACCGCCCCATTAGGCAGAGATCACATCAGCAGCCGCCAGTGATCATGGTTAACACTGCCGGTGCGCACGCAGCCACGATCTGTCAGTCTGCAGCTTTGTCAGCACTGCTGTACAGCCGACAACAAccaaatagcaattttaatcgTAAAAACAATCCACAGCACagaaggtgtttgtgtgtgcatggacGCGCGCAAGCTTTTATTCcagcaaacaaaaaaatacaaaacatccaCCATCTTAGATGATTTGCTGAAATGTAttgaaatgtattcatattttcttttttcacggACTATTACATTTTGAGATAAATGAAGGATGGTAATAAAATGACTTTTTCGACTCTATTTAACATCTATTTAGGTTCTAGTGCCGCTTGCTTCACTGGCGCACTGCTGTAGGAAAAagacgcgcacacgcacgctgAGTGAATTCGTCCGAGAAAGTCACTTTGCAGCTTTATAGAAAAATGTAACTGGACATATAAATACAGCAGGTTAAAGTAGATGTGTTAAAACTATCTTATGTGGTTTCTATAGGCATGTCGATTATTTCTACACATGtgccatatttaaatatatttagctgTATGGCACATTGCAGATATGTTAGTTGAATCCACCTTAAACCAGTGTATGCATCAGTTGAACTTGAGATAAttcttttaaattaataaatctgTTTCCAGAGTCCAGGCTGATATTGATGGAAATATATTGAGAATTTGAGTTTAGTTTGGATTGCTGGTTATTTGTATAATTGTGGACTGTCTGTTCATAGATCACCCTTTTTTTATTCCCCTGCTCatactgaagagagagagaccatgttCAGTCCAGATCGCTGCAGCTTTAACGTGCCACGACTGCATTGCAAACTGTACTTCAGTCTTCTGTTGTATTGCTTTACACTGAAGTCACACGCGCTATCACAAATGAAATGCTCGTAAAAAGAAGTCGACTCAAGGCTGCAGCGCGTCAGGCTGCCATGGAGCTCGGGTATTCGACTCCATGATCAAATAGGAGCGCAGGAAAACATCCACTTTAGATGTATTTACACTCGAGTCTAGAAATGACAAACACCGAAATATGGGGAAAGCGCAGGCGCCAGTATCATGAATATTTATCACCAGCACTTGTGGCCAGTAAACCGAGTCTGATGTGTGTGTTACCGAGTAGACACTCGGCAGCTTGGCTCAGACCGGATGGTGGTGGTTCAGTCCTTCACTTCATGTTTTTGAATTGTGAggtttattttggggggggggggggggggcaaatgaCAGTCAGTTAATCCTCGCAAGATATAGCAGAATGGCGAAAGTTTAGGAAGAACACAGctgctggtttttaatgaaaaaaatggCCGGATTTTAGGTTCttcttgctttctttttttaaatgacattttgGATCTCATGTGGTGGCTCATCTGGAGAGTTCTCTCTTCAGAGACACATGTGTTATGGCTgttcctgttttttttgttttttattttttaaacattacatgTCTAGATAAATGCAACTTTTGGTGAGACTTTTTTGCAGCACAAACACTTATTCTGAGAAAAGCTGTAGTCTAATCTGTGCCCCTATAGATGGATGAGGTGCCCATGCCTTCAGCAGTCTGATCTGCATGCCCAGCTGCCGTCACTCAGTGAGAACCAAATCAATAAATTAATCCACATTTGCAGTTGGGGTTAACTATTAGGTTCCCTGTAGCTTATGCAGCCATGTGATATCTATTTTTAACAGCTCCAACGTTTGAAAACGCCTCATATTGCAAGACATGAATATCTTGCAAAAATGGTATCCTACAAGCTCCATCTGCTGAGTTTAAGGGTCCTAATACAAAAAGGTCAAATTCAAGTCAAGGCCACTTTAGTTTATTGGCATGCAGACATGTCAAAACGCCTCCAAGAAACCCTGTCGTATTTGCAGCCATAGAAGGATTTAATTGCCAGACTCAGGGTAATGGAGCAATCCATCCCACAGTGAACGTCGACGTTTGCATACAAAAATAATCCAGCCATTGATTTTTTTACACAAAATGATTTATAATCTTAGAATAATGGACTGGACTGGTTGTTTTTGTTCCTTCAAAGTTTGGaaacgtgtttttttaattattgttatttatttctatttcgTCCTTGGCAAAAAGACCATGcagtaaagacacacaaaaaatgtaTCATGATTATTTCATTCACATATGTGTAAATACCACACTCTAATATTTAAGCTTGTATTTAAATTTAATCGTAAACTCTAACATCATACTGTAAAAAATGACATTCCCACACTTTCTGATTTAACCTGAATTACGGGCCACTGTATAAATTCTCTTTAAATCTTTATTATTTTCCAACCACATGCTCTCACGTGCAGTTTGAGTTGTCAGTCGAACGTGGCCGTTTTCTCTACGAAATACGCCTCGTGcatctttagaaataaaatgtcaaactatggGGAAAAGAACATAACCCACATTATAATCCCACCCCCCATGTATTATTTCCATATGATAATCCTCAACTATAGGAGCTCGTGCACGTCCACAGCTCCTTTGACTTAACCGCATCACTGATTGGGACATTCATCTCCCCTCCGCTACCGCAGTCGCACTGCCGGGTCGGGAGAGGAGGGCTCGTTATAGTGACGCATCGGCTCCCGGTGACCCCCGTTGCATCAGTTGTGGTCTCTGACACGCTATTAAGTTTAGACCCGCGTGCAGGAGATTTGTGGAGGCGCTGACACGGTGTTGTCGCGTCCCCCCTTTGACGCGTCGCTAAATGAGGCCACTCCAATTAGCTCCTCGCGACAGGTTGACGCCGCTGTAAAACTCCGCGGAGGGTGAAACGCGTCTGTGAGCCGCGGGAACGCGCGGCGACGTCGTGTGTCCCCGCTGAGCCCGCTGTTGTGTAGTTTGTTTGGAGGGgaatgggcggggggggggggggtcttgctcaagggcactctGGCGGTAGTGGTCGAGTCAAGGTATAATAGAGGAAGAGCGACATTCAACTCCAGGGAATGCCAGCGGCAACTGACGAGCTTCCGGTTACAATATGTCGCTAAATTTAACCCTTGCAACCAGCTTCTCGTTCAAgagctatttttattattttacattttttattacatttgtctTCCTATATCTTATTATTGAAATGATACAATTTTAATTAGTTTTCTCTCAATTTTAAATATTGACGGATGTCCTTGTGTTTACAAACATTTATTACATATCATGATCACCTTCAATAGCTGATATACGTGGAAGGTGACAGCAGTTTCCAATTGTGTGTTTCACTATAGTCGGAATGAAATCAGcccatatttttttcttttatgtgtAAAAATATGCGATACATATGGTGCATTAATAGGAGAGGTCTTCTCACTTGCAGAGCAGCTTGTGGACATCTGCTTATCTGATGAGTCTTATAATGACTTATTATTTCACAATGAGGATGACCAGACAAAGATAATGACTGACATAGTCCCTCTGATCCATTCCATCAGGGCAATGTTTCTGTCATGTGCATCATGAGGTGTCCCTGAGGGAAATATGACTGAAACCATATCCACTCATCTATAGTGACATGATACAAACTGATATTTGGGTTTCTGTTTCATGCTTTGTCCTCTGTTCAATTTAACAATGAGTCCCAATTAACCCATTGTGTTATTTGAGGCACATGCATGGTGTTTTAATTGTTGATAGAGCCAAGTTATTTCTTACGATTGGGAAATCTTAGAAGCCTGTTCTCACTCATCACCACGTCGACAAAAACAGGACTTTCCAAAACTAGGTTTTGATTGGGAGTTTTTCAGACAAAAAATGTCTTTTCCTCCTAattcaatttgtttgtttgtgctcaGGGTGGTTAAGGTTTTTATCGTTTACAATGCGTCCTTTGTTCAAAAACGTGATgtagtaaaaaaagaacaactgCTGTTGcaaattacaaaaaacacacacacacaaaattcaGCGTATGAATACTTTAACATCCAGCAGTATCGTACACATTAAACTAACTCACCAGCCTCTGCGCAATAACTTTATCTCAGGGTCGCCTGCAATTCATAGATGTTTTCCTGTTGGGCTAGTTCCCAAAACCTTCAAATAATTGGGAAGAACCAGAGGCAATAAATACaagttgtttttgtgtgcaGATATTTGAACTagaaatggattttttttttactccaggTTTAAATCATTTTATAAAATAAGTGTGCAATGAAACAAACTGGAATTGTAATCCCCTCGTAAACTGGATGGTGCAAGCATAATTGCAGCTACTTTCCTTGCTCAGTTaatattattttgtgtgtgttgccagtTCATTTTAAAGGCTCAGTTCAGTTAGATTCTGAATATGCAAGAACATCCATCATAAGTGCATCTCTCCGTCGCTAGAGTCCAGGTCACACTGAGCCTGTTTGTCATAtaagtgtgtgcatttgtagatattttacatttcttatCATCGAAGCGTTTACTGAAAAGAATACAACGGTGTCATCAAGCCCAAACATGGAATCCTGCAGTAAAATGTTAAGACAAAGGATGCATGTCAATGGATATAAATGTGAACAAACCAATCAATCATCGACATCATTTCATTTGGACAAGAAAAGCTCTCGAAACATACCGAGTGACGCAACCCCGATATGTTTCACCTCTCATTTACTGCTTTCTCAGAAAGAGAGTGATGAAAAGTGGAATTTGGAAAACAAAACGCAGTGTGTAAAGGTATCATCACAACGGTGCGCTTGGCGTGGACAATTTGTCAACAGATGCCTCACcatggacacaggtggaaatgCAAGTTGACTGGCGATGGGAGCCAAGAAAGACCTGGAAGCTGAAATAGTCGGTCGATGTGTGTTGAACTCTAGCAGGCGAAGAATATTAGCTACCTAATGTTGCCAGAGGAGAGATCTGGGAGGAAGATGACTCATTACAGAGAAAAGCGGCAACATGGAACTACACTTGGTTTCCGAGCAGCAGACTGTCAAAATGAAATGTTAAATGTTGAAAGCTATTATACTGATCTGCTGAGAGAGTTGCATGCTTCTGCATCCTGCTTCACAATTCCCCATTTTACAGCACGCGCTCCGGCCTGTGTGCAGCAGCTGGTCCTGCGAGTATCAGTGCAGTTCGATGCGATGTCTTTGACTCCCTCTGTCAAGGCTAACCGAGTGGCTCGGCGTGGTTTAGGTGAGAAGAGATGGAAAATGTGTGATGTAACAGGGTCAAGTCACTTCCAGGAGCTGCGGTGACCTCTGTGCTCCTTTTGACAGGCATGTGAAGGAAGTGTGTGAAAGGAGCACTCTTGCAATATTAAATACATGGCAGGGGTTTTGAATTAATTTCAGGCCACGGCGGCGAGGTGAAAGTGCACAGAGGTGAGACGCCAGGAGGTAAGACTGCTCGGTTTCTTGTAAACATGCAGGTTGATAATACCTAATGTGCTAACACACTAATACGTGAGGAGGTTGAGTAAAGGGCACATACACATCGACCAAACACCTCAAGCTAGAAGGTATTTCCTGGTGCTACGTTTGCTTACATTTCGATGACTCGAGGTGTGACGGACCTGAAAAATGCAAAAGcctcatttttggttttgtgGCAGAGCAGCTTCCATTCTCCAGCATGGATCGTGTATCACTTCATGACAACATGCTGGCAGGCAAGAAATCCATCTGTGCTCCCCGAGTGACCGACCGTCTGACAGTTTCAACTGTGATCATTCGGTATGTTTGCTGATAATAATTCCTAAATAAAATGTCACGCACTTGCGTGACATTATGAGGCGTGTGTATCCCATTCATTACAATCGCTCGTTGCTCACTCGTGGTTTGATTGATAATGATTGGCCCAAATTTGCTCGGTCCAGGTGTTTGCCGTTTATTATTCTTCGACCCTCTTCAATTAATCACTAATTGATGTTTCCACCTGCAGTGGAAATTATCCTACAACCGGCCAAAAACCTCACACGTGACACTTTTTGTGGAAAATGTATCAACATGTTTACCAATGAGATGCCAGGATTTTAATGTTTGCCACATAAAAAAGTGATATCCAAGAGTAAAACACATTCTCATGACTGCCTGTTGACAACGCCTGTGTTAGTGGTGTCATTGTTTCATGCGCAGCATGAACATATAGTCAATGTTTCAGGGTTTTGAAAGTACCTGACCAGAGTTGATGTCAATGCTCACCATGTCCGGGGATTATGTTGTAGTTGAAGTTGggtcagtgtgtgggacgtgACATGATATTTAACGTCTGCATATGGAAACACTTTGTAGTCGTAGAAGAATGTTTTTGAATAATGTTTCATGAATAAAGGCTTTGTATTACAATGCGTGTCACAAGtactgttgtgtgttttgtctggCACAAATCATTCAGAATTCCTCTTAAATATTAATTTGTTGCTAAAGGTAATCTACCTCAGTACAAGATGCTGTTTTTTGAATAACGCAGAGCCTGAACACTCTAGTTCTGCATGCTTTCCTAACGTCTCATATAACCTCTGTACTCTACTGAAAGGGCAAACTAAATGTTAGCACTCATAAAGGTCAAGTCTCTCCAGAAGATCAAGTTCTGAAGAAAACGCGCGGCTTTAACCGACAAATAACATCAAAACTTGGCAACAATTGTAGGAACGAAGACTGAAATGGAGATGAAAGCTTCTCTGGAGCTCAGAGGAAAGCAGCGTTAGGACTGAACGCAAAACCACATCCGAACTTGTCAGCAGCTTTTGCAACTTAACTATTAGTATTGAAACTTTGTGTTGCAAGAcggatattataatataaatatgtttccaATACACTGTGAATAATCTGTCTGTTTACTGATAACAAAAAGCAGGACTGGTGTTTAAGTGACAGATCACTTTTATGCAACCACTTGTTTTTTGGAAACAtgtgacagcccccccccctcccaaacacacacacacacacacacattgcatagACTCAGCTATTGGGTATAAAGCCACGTGCAGTATTGGGTTGTCTCTAATGCACAAGTATAAATAAGTCTTTACAAAGAGCATCCGGCTGAACTTCTCACGTAAGGTTGTTTCCAAACTCACGCGACGTAAGTATCCATCTGTCATCGCTTCACAGAAGTCTGCAGCCCCCGCCCTCAAGCAGATAAATGGCGGCATGTTGCTACCTAATGGCGAGTGGAATGATTGTTTGAAAGCATCTATCTCTGCAAATCGTTTTTAATATatctgttaaaaaaataataatcttcttccagttgtttgtattttcttttcaggAAAATAATTGATTTATGCTTAAAACTCACAATCTGTAATTGAGTCTCACTTTTGAAACTCCGCCACAGCACCACTGGctttgtttatgttttgatttacgtgatttatttgtgtaaaaaaaaaaaaaatgatcgACTGTGTTAATTTAGAGTAAAACATCAGATTTTAATGTGTTGGAGCTCGTACACGTTTTCTCCATTGAGGCATtgcaatcataataataatttgtgtttCAAGTTTAATAAACAAATACTGTGCTGGTTCCCATCAGTCTTGTACTTTACCTGCTGGTGCTTCAAACACTgaaccttcctctcctctgttttcctaaatatatattcagGTCATAACACCCTGTGATATGTTGCATTTCAGATACAACATGTGAAGAATAAACACAGGAAGACGCcgtcttcttttctcctccctgTGCTATACGTTGACAAAGAGAAGGAATTGGGATTAGAGTCCATTGTAAAATATCTAATATCTTTAAAATAGCATTAGCATCAATCATTGCAAGTTAATAATAACCaaagggggtgtgggggggattAGTGTCGTGATCCCGAGCCTTGTTTAACAAAACTGTGACGTACTGTAAGGTTTGAACACTTTATCCCACTGGGTTACAGGTCGATTCTTTGCCAACTGCACCGCAGCCTTTGTTGTCGGAGCCTTTGACAACATATCACACACCTGCTTATGTGAATTAcaagagttatattaatatatagggAGGTGTTTTTTGACTAAGCCTTCTTCTTTAAAATCAACTTAGAATAATATCTAATGTTTTGACATACACATTGTTGAATACGATATACGAACGCTACGGAGGACCATTTAGGATTACTTTCATGTTTATTTTGGGAGGCCTGGATTTGAGAGTCGTTGACTCGTGAAAAATGTCAAAGTTACATCACTTGATGGCTTTCAGCTGCTTCCGCGACAACCCAAGCTAA
The Pseudoliparis swirei isolate HS2019 ecotype Mariana Trench chromosome 16, NWPU_hadal_v1, whole genome shotgun sequence DNA segment above includes these coding regions:
- the zic1 gene encoding zinc finger protein ZIC 1 isoform X1; the protein is MLLDAGPQYPTIGVTTFGSSRHHSTGEVTEREVALGINPFADGMGAFKINHSSHDIGSGQTAFSSQAPGYPAAALGHHHHPSHVGSYSTAAFNSTRDFLFRNRGFGDATGAQHSLFASGSFAGPHGHSDAAGHLLFPGLHEQAASHASSNVVNSQMRLGFSGDMYGRADQYGHVTSPRSDHYASTQLHGYGPMNMNMAAHHGAGAFFRYMRQPIKQELICKWIEPEQLTNPKKSCNKTFSTMHELVTHLTVEHVGGPEQTNHICFWEECAREGKPFKAKYKLVNHIRVHTGEKPFPCPFPGCGKVFARSENLKIHKRTHTGEKPFKCEFEGCDRRFANSSDRKKHMHVHTSDKPYLCKMCDKSYTHPSSLRKHMKKVHESTNPAPQPSPAASSGYESSTPPTIVSPSTENQSSSSISPAASAVHHTISHSTLSSNFNEWYV
- the zic1 gene encoding zinc finger protein ZIC 1 isoform X2, whose protein sequence is MLLDAGPQYPTIGVTTFGSSRHHSTGEVTEREVALGINPFADGMGAFKINHSSHDIGSGQTAFSSQAPGYPAAALGHHHHPSHVGSYSTAAFNSTRDFLFRNRGFGDATGAQHSLFASGSFAGPHGHSDAAGHLLFPGLHEQAASHASSNVVNSQMRLGFSGDMYGRADQYGHVTSPRSDHYASTQLHGYGPMNMNMAAHHGAGAFFRYMRQPIKQELICKWIEPEQLTNPKKSCNKTFSTMHELVTHLTVEHVGGPEQTNHICFWEECAREGKPFKAKYKLVNHIRVHTGEKPFPCPFPGCGKVFARSENLKIHKRTHTGEKPFKCEFEGCDRRFANSSDRKKHMHVHTSDKPYLCKMCDKSYTHPSSLRKHMKVHESTNPAPQPSPAASSGYESSTPPTIVSPSTENQSSSSISPAASAVHHTISHSTLSSNFNEWYV